The following proteins come from a genomic window of Cervus canadensis isolate Bull #8, Minnesota chromosome 3, ASM1932006v1, whole genome shotgun sequence:
- the FEZF1 gene encoding fez family zinc finger protein 1 — MDSSCHNATAKMLATAPARGNVMNTSKPLAFSIERIMARTPEPKALPVPHFLQGAMPKGDPKHSLHLNSSIPCMIPFVPVAYDTNPKAGMTGSEPRKASLETPGAPATTPAAPAFSCSDLLNCALSLKSDLARDALPLQQYKLVRPRVVNHSSFHAMGALCYLNRGDGPCHPAAGVNIHPVASYFLSSPLHPQPKTYLAERNKLVVPSVEKYPSGVAFKDLSQAQLQHYMKESAQLLSEKIAFKTSDFSRGSPNTKPKVFTCEVCGKVFNAHYNLTRHMPVHTGARPFVCKVCGKGFRQASTLCRHKIIHTQEKPHKCNQCGKAFNRSSTLNTHTRIHAGYKPFVCEFCGKGFHQKGNYKNHKLTHSGEKQFKCNICNKAFHQVYNLTFHMHTHNDKKPFTCPTCGKGFCRNFDLKKHVRKLHDSGLGLPRASAGESGADPSPPLQPPPPPATLQPLPPPLPPPGPLQPGLHPGHQ, encoded by the exons ATGGACAGTAGCTGCCACAACGCGACTGCCAAAATGTTAGCGACTGCTCCGGCCCGGGGCAACGTGATGAACACCTCCAAACCCTTGGCTTTCTCCATCGAAAGAATCATGGCACGCACCCCCGAGCCCAAAGCCCTGCCCGTCCCCCACTTCCTGCAGGGAGCCATGCCCAAAGGGGACCCCAAGCACTCGCTGCATCTTAACTCGTCGATCCCCTGCATGATTCCCTTCGTGCCTGTGGCGTACGACACGAACCCCAAGGCGGGGATGACGGGCTCGGAGCCCCGGAAGGCGAGTCTGGAGACTCCGGGGGCCCCGGCCACAACACCCGCGGCGCCCGCGTTCAGCTGTAGCGATCTGCTCAACTGCGCGCTGAGCCTCAAGAGTGACCTGGCCCGCGACGCGCTGCCGCTGCAGCAGTACAAGCTGGTAAGGCCGCGGGTGGTCAACCATTCCTCTTTCCACGCCATGGGCGCCCTGTGCTACCTGAACCGAGGTGACGGCCCGTGCCACCCGGCGGCCGGCGTCAACATCCACCCGGTGGCCTCCTACTTTCTCAGTTCCCCTTTGCACCCGCAGCCAAAAACGTACTTAGCCGAAAGGAATAAACTGGTGGTCCCGTCGGTGGAGAAGTACCCCTCGGGAGTAGCTTTCAAAGACTTGTCTCAGGCTCAGCTGCAGCACTATATGAAAGAAAGCGCCCAGCTTCTGTCGGAAAAAATAGCATTCAAAACCTCTGACTTCAGCCGAGGCTCTCCTAACACCAAACCCAAAGTTTTCACTTGCGAAGTGTGTGGAAAG GTCTTTAACGCGCACTATAACTTAACCCGTCACATGCCGGTGCACACAGGAGCCAGACCCTTCGTTTGCAAAGTGTGTGGAAAGGGCTTCAGGCAAGCCAGCACCCTGTGCAGACACAAGATCATTCACACCCAG GAAAAACCCCATAAATGTAACCAGTGTGGCAAAGCGTTTAATAGAAGTTCTACTTTAAACACGCATACCCGAATACACGCAGGCTACAAACCGTTTGTGTGTGAATTCTGTGGCAAAGGATTTCATCAAAAAG GGAATTACAAAAACCACAAGCTGACCCACAGCGGGGAGAAGCAGTTCAAGTGCAATATTTGCAACAAGGCTTTCCACCAGGTTTACAACCTCACGTTCCACATGCACACCCACAACGACAAGAAGCCCTTCACCTGCCCCACGTGCGGCAAGGGCTTCTGCCGGAACTTTGACCTCAAGAAGCACGTCCGGAAGCTACACGACAGCGGCCTGGGGCTGCCGCGCGCGTCAGCTGGGGAGTCAGGTGCGGACCCGTCGCCCCCTctccagccgccgccgccgccggcgaCGCTGCAGCCtctgccgccgccgctgccgccccCGGGGCCCCTGCAGCCTGGGCTCCATCCGGGCCACCAGTGA